Below is a genomic region from Schistocerca americana isolate TAMUIC-IGC-003095 chromosome 1, iqSchAmer2.1, whole genome shotgun sequence.
TTAGTTTAACCAAACAATGAGAAACGTTGAATTCATGAGCTATTTTCtctcttgaccatgagtcagggagcgaacttaaaattttaacttattcctctttagatgtcactgagcatttaatttttaatgtctctattaagctcaaatattcagtgaCAGATGttgctggtggtaggttttcttcttctttagaaataatgttgtTTCTGTTATTAAAGCATGATTctaagtcttttctaattttgtctgaaatttgttgtaccttattttcaatagctgcttttcttttctgctacttaattttattaatttcgaaGCAGAAGATACATCTAACTTAGgacaagcaaaatccaatatgctgatagcttcctcattaggaatataaatgtcatgaGAAAGTttacatgattctggttctggattcacaacaaatagTTTTGAGTAACATtttgggcacagggaatttccatgaatcacattacatttcacttgggaagctgtttcactctcacataacaagttttatttccctcaaccctttagtaataggctttttatgaactttaagcGGATGACAGCTCTTTCTTCaaaaaatgtggttgtacttcagaatatatttcttctcatgatactcacacactgatgttacagaagaactcaCTCGAAATTTATACAGAGTTTGTCTAACTTCATGAAAGTCATTGCCATATTTCAAGTATTTTGAAACTGGActgtaaactgttttgtgacacacttaaCTTGCTATCTGttcaacagagcactgttcatccatgttattacattccagttaatctctcaaaattaattacaaattacacacaatACAAAGCATGTAACACATTCTACAGTCTTgatgaagtatgtacatccactctGACAGAGGTTTCcgaacagactgactacaacaatgccacacccagcaataatgtacttctacaataacacacccagcaataatgtacttctgtactgacaataaacctaaacataaatgggcatttttattaccatagaacaaaagtgaaagctcctattgtttaatattacattattaaaaataaataaactaaatgaatattaGGTGATGGTGTTAACTcaatatatgtcacaattaaattttattgcaatgaaacaataaaccatttaaataggcaacaaccataagatcagttgtagagtaatgtgaattgtttcctcattttcaaaaattcatatctttgttcacagtcagatatcagtgTTGAAATTTTTACATTATGTTTCTATCATATAGCTGTACAAAATGtgcaaaaacaatatttttatattcagcCGCACCTGAGATAACtgaccccaaactttacaaaaaatgaaaattttcaaatttcaataattcataaaaaattaaggaaacatttgtaagtgttcttgctgtatatgaggctagtagtgtatgatatctaactatagtaaaaaatagactctcataaatcagtccttgtttgttatttttaggcataaaaagtggatttttgaaaatttggataccaaactttgaaGGTCATTTTGActagttatttttgaatttagggtattttgtgtaatagacaatgttatagaggacacttttctaaaaacaatcatgttaattgcaatgttgtaacttagcccagtgcagagatattcaaatttttgCTAATGTCTCCAAACTGAAAAATTGTCGCacgcctacaaataaaaatggccatcATCCAGTAAAGgtacaagataaattattttaaaaaactgttttgaacttctcaaatatagggcaatcacacataaaaaaattaaaatatttaaaaatattcaagcaaccatcactggaccacttcatatggattgaccctTATGGATTGataagtttcatattttttatatttgtctctTGTTTGGTAACAATCCAGGCTGCTTTGGTTTAGTTTTCTCTGTTCTGTACAATTTTATCACAACTAGTATACTTTTttgatggtaagtcacatcatctttgtttttagatatatatatgagATCAGAAATACCAAGCTCACCTACGACAATTTGAGAATGTAGATTTTCACAGCAATATTCTTGAATACATGCTTCATAGAGTTCTTGTCTCGTCAGTTTCGACAGTCTTGATGGTTTAACaacttcatcatcaccatcatcatgatGAGATATTACAGTAGGCATTTAGGTACTTTAGTTGACCGAATTTTCTATGGAGATATCACGGAGTTATGGAACTTTCATATACTGCCAGAGATCATGTCGATGTCTGTGACTGATTCAGCTGACTTCTTTGCTGCCTTTCAGACTCAAGTGCTGCAAGGAAATGGGCACTTGATTGCATCTTTAAATAAGAAATTGGTAAATACGCCGTATGAATTGAAGGACATTCATGATGTAATGCTGTTTAGACCATATTTCTGCAGCAGAATGTAATTAGTAAGTCCTGTAAACTCATTTAACACATCCATACACTTATCAGTAAGATTATACTCCTTATTGGGGAGAAGTGGGATAACAGTTGCTATTAATACATCAAAGCAGTGCAGTATGAAATTCATACTCCTCCACTTGTAACCATGTACTTTTTAAGGAAGGGACAAAAAGTATTTCCTTATTATTTTCAGGTTTTTCTTAATAAGAGTACTCAGAACTGTTCAGTGGCCTTAACAATGCATATCCAGTTATTAAGAGTTTGGTCATATTGGTGCTACTAGTTATTCTGCTTTGTTTTTATCTAATCAACTATATGAAAATTAGCCGATCATATCATTGATGTTTTTCAGGTAACCAACTGGATAACATACTGCTGTAATGACCTGCTTAACTTTTAAGATGAAGAGGCAACTGCTAGTGTTGCTGCTAGTTGATGTTACTGCAGGTGTTTATCTGCCAACCAAAGAAACTTCATCGCTGCAAGCAAGTGCCAGTGCATTGTTTCTAGTTTCTAATAGTCAACTGCCTGTGAGGCACACTGTTGACTCCCTACAAGAAAACTTAGCTTCAGAAGTGAAACAAGGCTCTATTGACAGTGATGGAATTTCAGCACCTAATAAAGAAATTCACAGGATTAAGACTCGATCTAGCAGTTCTGATGGTGTAGGTAGAACTGTTACTGACTTTGTCTTCCCCATTAAGCCCACTGCTTTCATTCCAAAGCAGGATGTGAAGAATTGTTCTGTAGGTGGTACAGACTTGTGTGTCTCAAATGTTTGGGATTATCCTCATCGTTATATTGAAAGGCTACTGGAGAACAAAACATCACGTTTCCAAAGCTATTTTACAGATGATATTGTACATGTTGCAACAAGATTTGATTCAAGTACTGATGAAGAGCTCACATGTGATGCCGAGGAAACAATACTTTATCCTAAATTTGGCAAAACAGCTGATAATGAGATGCTGTTCATTATTAATACGGATGATAAGTACAGGCAAGGGATAAgagtagaaaaatgtaagaaaactgGTGAATCACCATGTAATCCAAAGCTAGAAGTCCCGTCTGGGTACAGAACATACTGCAAGCAGAAATACATTTACAGGAAGCTACTGGCCCTGCATCCAAATGGCGAACCAGCACCCGATAATTTTAAAATTCCCTCATGTTGCAGCTGCTTTATTTCAAAAGAAACTGAGTAGTGACAATGTTTCATTACTGTCAAAGTAAAGATAAGCGTGTAAATAAAAAGTTATGTATTGTACTGAATAATGTAATATAGGTCAGTTGAGAGAATGTCAAACGCTATTGTTTCCTTTTCCTATAGATCTAATGTATTTTgctaagaaaggaaagaaagagatgGCTAAGAGTGTCTCAACATAAATGTATTTTGGTGGTACTGACTTCCAATCTTCCATaagaatgaaaaagtaattttctaagtaatggaaaaaaaaatcatattgtgTGCTGAATTTGAATTGATGTAACTGAAGCTTCATGTGCACTTACAAAATATCAAGTGGAAATATATACCATTTTTCTGGTTGTTGCTGACATGGTGCAAACGAATGTCCCTTAACAAATGCTTCATCTCCTCCAGTTAGGTATTAACAACTGGCATCCATGGATTGCTTTCACTTAGCACCAACAAAAAAACAAATCTTTATCGATAAAGATTGACTAATTATATACATAAGAGATTTTTAATGTTCTATGTAATTCTATTTCTtgtgttttgaaattatgtgtatatTGATAGACTGGAATATTGAAATGAAgttttagatatatattttttaaaggtAAACTGTTCACTGTGATAAACCAGTaagttaaataaatacaaaatatcagaGTTTGTAAAGCTACATTATATCTTTTATAAATAattagatattattattattaaattggtgtAAGCTATTTTGTGTACAAATGGTGACCTATGTATTTATTGCCTGAAGTTTAATATGTGCATTATTGTTATGCCACAAACTAAAAACCTCAAACAGaaataattctttaaatatttgttaAATAAGAAACATTTTGAATACAGCTATGTGGGTGTGTACCATCATGTAAGTGAAGAagactgctgttttcctttttgttttcagtCGCTTCTAGGAAACTTTGAAAGGATTCATATGTAGCACTTATGGCTTCCTAAAACTGTACTGAAGAACAATAGGATCATTCTTCTATTCAGAAATTGTAATAATGTATTGTATGCAAGGGTACCATGTCCTGTGTTCTCGTTCCTTCCTCCAATAAATTTTACCTACAGTACTTaattactgcccccccccctctctctctctctctctctctctctctctctctctctctctctctctttctctctctctctctccctcccctttgAGGTCCATAGACATATGTATGGTAAAGGCATTGCACTTGTGAATTGCACATATTCAACTGTAATGATCATTGTAACAAAGAAGGGAGTAGAAATAGCATAAGTATGTTCCCAAACAATTACCACAAATGTAATAGCCTATCTGACCCTGTCCCTCTGTGCTTACGATCAGTGTCTAATGACCTTGATATTAGATTCTAATTTCCTCTTCTCCTTTAGCTGTGTTTTCCATATCCATAATCAAGAGACTTCTGAAAGATAGATTGAATACTGATTTGAATGTCCCGTGTATTTTGGACCTGCTCTAGTTGTTCCTATTTCAGTGCTTACAAGTAATTACTCCCCTTTTGTTGTGAATgttataatgtttattttattattattattattattattattattattttttgcttttattttgatTAGAAATATATGTTTGCTTAACTCTTGAGGTTTATAAATATATTGTTTAAGGTGAATTTACATTTATTAAACTTCGCAATGTTGTATTGGAGATTCAACTGTTAGTATCGTATTAATGCATAAGATCAGCAGTACTTTGCTTGGATTAATCTGGTGACCATTCTGAATAGATATACACAACTGACTGAACCCAAGGCAGTATTTATAGATCTCTGCTCTGCATACAGGAGTTAAGTCCGTAGATCTGTATTTGTAACTGATTGGGCATTTTATCGTGAAATATCTATAAATTTTGCATTATTTACTGTAATTCTACAATTAATTTCAGCTGTATTGACATAAATTAATGATATGAAAAGATAAAAATGCTAgtagaaaagtttacttttttaaaaCACTTAGAAATTCCTGCTACATCCTATTACATATATCATATTAATGGTTGTTAATTTCCTGTCTTTTACACTACTACATGGCTTTAATTTTGGCATATTGCAAATAAATAAGAATATATTTATGGATACATGAGTTCCTTTCTTTTTACACGATTTTCCCAATTTGTGAGCACTGTATTTTGTAAACATTCAAATTTGAAAAATTCCACAGGCTTCCAAAGATATGGAGCCCATTTTgttttgataaaatattttgaagatggcAAACTAATGTGACAATACTGTTGTCACCAGTGAACAGTATTTATACGCACACAGACCAGATGATATATTCATCTCACCCTGCAAAAGCTTATGAAGTCTCTGTGTGTGTCACCTACAGTGAATTCAATGTCTGTTGTTTTTAAGGTGCTCAGTCTCGAGACCTGTTTCATATATCTCTCCAAGCTAGTCAGTCCTGCACATTTATCTCTGTCTTTGCGTAATTACTGCCGCTACATCCATTTGATCCTGATTTGAGCCTCTGgccccttctacaatttttacctcttcTCCCCCCCataccccatacacacacacacacacacacacacacacacacacacacacacacacacacacacacacactctctctctctctctctctctctctctctcttcagtctattaccaaattaattattccTCAATACCTCTTAATGTATACTGTCAAAATACCACTTCTTTCCCCTTACCTTATTTACCCATCTTATCTTTAggcttcttctgtaacaccacattttggaAGTTTCTATACTCATCTTGTCTGTATTGttttatcatccatgttccacttccacaaGAGACTACACACCAAATATTTACAGAAAAGGCTTCATGACAATTTTTATTcagtgttaacacatttctctctctctctcctttttgaattttattttggaaaagtttttttgctgctcaaataatAGAACTCATCTACCACCTTTAGTGCCCCTTTCTTAATCCAAATCCCACAGCATTAAATGATTTAATTTGGCTTTAATCcatcattcttcttttacttttgttagtATCCATATTATAACCTCTTATGATGTCCCAGGTAGCCAAATGTGTTATTTCACCAGATTCCCAGACACAGATAGGCACATGGATTAACAAGGAGGCTGGTGTTCCgtccatcctggatgtggtttttaggccatCTTCCAGATCCCCCTAGATAAATAGCAGGCTGGTTCCGACATCCAGCCTCAGATACATGATGtgcaattattttgaaaaatgatgtcaCATTCGATCATATGATTATATTAGACACGGTCTAAAGGGTTACATGGATTCctccccagggggggggggggggggggggggggggaatctggcaGTAGCTTTAAAATCACTTTGGTAGTGGCAACCCCATTGTAGTAATAGCCTATATAAGTGTATAGATGGTTATCTGCGAAATTGAAGAAGAACCGTATCAGTCCCAACCCCGTGTTGTCTGGATAAAGGGCATGGGAAAGGAAGGAACCtgttcaagacagtatccattccattcaactgatctttcaaGACTGTTTGAATTGTGTCGTCATTGGCACACcttacattttttatttcttgtcaTGTGAATTTTGTTCACTTGCTAAATTTCTAGTAAGTTTCTTTCACTTCTCACTCAATATGcacattgaataacatgggggatatgATATAACAACGtctccactcccttctcaactgcctCTCTTTCATGTCCTTGACCCTTATGACTCAACAAAAGTAAGAATATCTTAAGTCAGTGGTTGCTAGAAGCAATAGCCTGCTTTACACGAGTTAATGTTGacactaatgtcacagaaattagTTAGCACTTCGAAGGTGACATGATTAATCATACTTTCAGTAGACAAAAGGGAAATCACCCAATGTTTTAACTACTACCAACATGTGTTTATTTGTTATGACTCAGTGTTGTAGTTATTGTTTTTTTTCCACCTCCCAAAAATTACCAAATTCACTCGCCTGTTGTTGACACAAATGGTTCCTGCAGAGAGACAGTAGTCAGGACAGTGTAGAAGAGTTACCAATGGTATACTGACAGTAGATTGTTGTGATTCAAAGAGAATGTAATTGTGGAGGAAATAAGGAGTGGTAGTGCTTGGCTATTACAGTACCTTATGCCATACAGAAAAGAAGTATCCAAATTAAAAACATGTTCCAATAAACTAGCAACAGTAGCAAGACCTTCACAACAAACAGCATATCCTATCGTCAGAGTTGTCAGGAAGCATGGTGGTTTGGCATCCCTCTCATATGAATTACAGTGGTTGAAGATAAAGTCTTCTGGGTGCTTAGGCTCACCATATTGCTCTTCAGTTAGTTTCCCAGACTTGAAGTATCAATCTCTCTGCTGGAATTTTCCTCAGTGAACTGTGTGTCAATGTATGGGCATCCTGTGCTGtgcattggtctgaagatgacgatTTGAAATGTTCAA
It encodes:
- the LOC124617168 gene encoding uncharacterized protein LOC124617168, giving the protein MTCLTFKMKRQLLVLLLVDVTAGVYLPTKETSSLQASASALFLVSNSQLPVRHTVDSLQENLASEVKQGSIDSDGISAPNKEIHRIKTRSSSSDGVGRTVTDFVFPIKPTAFIPKQDVKNCSVGGTDLCVSNVWDYPHRYIERLLENKTSRFQSYFTDDIVHVATRFDSSTDEELTCDAEETILYPKFGKTADNEMLFIINTDDKYRQGIRVEKCKKTGESPCNPKLEVPSGYRTYCKQKYIYRKLLALHPNGEPAPDNFKIPSCCSCFISKETE